GGAACGGGCTCGTGCGTGCCCGAGCGGCTGTTGACGAATGCCGATCTCGAGAAGATCGTCGAGACGTCCGACGAATGGATCACGACCCGCACCGGCATCAAGGAGCGGCACATCGTCCAGCCGGGAGAGAAGTTCTCGGACCTCGCGACGCGCGCGGCGGAGCGCGCGCTCGAGTCCGCGGGGGTGGCCGCGTCCGATCTCGACATGGTTCTCGTCGGGACGGTTTCCTCGGACATGCTGTTTCCTTCGACCGCGTGTCTCGTGCAGAACAACCTCGGCGCGGGAAAAGCCGCGGCATCGGACCTTTCCGCGGCCTGTACCGGGTTTCTCTACGGTCTCCATCTGGCCGACGCCCTGATCCAGTCGGGGAAGGCCCAGAACGTCCTTCTCGTCGGCGGAGAGATCCTCTCGCGCTACGTCGACTGGACGGATCGTTCGACGTGCGTCCTCTTCGGCGACGGAGCGGGCGCGGCGGTTCTCCAGGCGACGCGCGGCGATCACGGGATCCTCGGGTCCTCCATGAAGTCCAACGGCAACTACGGGGACTTCATCTGCATGCCGGGCGGCGGGTCGTCGCGCCCCGCCAACGATCCCTCCTCCATCGACGAGCGCCTGCCCTTCATCAAGATGAAGGGGAACGAGACGTTCAAGATCGCCGTGCGCGCGATGGCGGACGTCTCGGAAGAGGTCCTCGAGGAGCAGGGATTCACGCACGACGACATCCAGCTCTTCATCCCGCATCAGGCCAACGAGCGGATCATCGACGCGGTCGGCAAGCAGCTGAAGATCGACTCGAGGAAGGTCTACAAGAACATCGAGCACTACGGGAACACGTCGGCGGCGTCGATCCCGATCGCGCTCGACGAGTGCGCGCGAGGCGGGCGGGTGAAGGCCGGCGATCTCGTGCTGATGACGGCATTCGGCGCGGGCCTCACCTGGGGCGCGGCGCTGATGCGCTGGTAGACCGTGCCTCTCGCGCTCCTCTTTCCCGGCCAGGGATCCCAGTTCGTGGGAATGGGAAAGGACCTCTGCGAGGCCTTCCCGGAGGCGAAAGCGGTCTTCGACGAAGCCGACGCCGCGCTCGGATTCCGGATCTCGACGATCTGTTTCGAGGGGCCGGAAGAGGAGCTGAAGCGCACGGCGAACACGCAGCCGGCGATCCTGACGCATTCGATCGCGGCGCTCCGCGTGCTCGAGGCGCGTCGGCCCGAGCGGCTCGCGGGAGCGGCCGCCGCGGCCGGTCATTCGCTCGGCGAGTATTCGGCGGGGGTGGCGGCGGGCGCGTTCTCGTTCGCCGACGCCGTCCGGACCGTCCACGACCGCGGGAAGTTCATGCAGGAGTCCGTGCCGGAGGGCGTCGGCGCGATGGCCGCGATTCTCGGACTCGCGGCGGATGCCGTCGCGTCCGCCTGCGACGATGCGGCGGTCGAGACGGGAAAGATCGTCGCCCCCGCCAACTACAACTCGCCGGAGCAGACCGTGATCGCGGGGCACGCCGAGGCGGTCGCGCGGGCCTCGGAGCTCTGCCGCGAGCGCGGCGCGAAGAAGGCCGTCCCGCTCCCCGTCTCGGCCCCCTTCCACTGCGCGCTCATGCAGCCGGCGGCCGAGCGGCTCCTCCCCGTCCTCCGGGGGCTGGCCATCGCGGATCCGCGCCTCCCCGTCGTCACGAACGTGGACGCCCGGGAAGCGACGAATTCCGAAGAGGTCCGCGCCGCCCTCGCGCGGCAGGTGGCGTCCCCGGTCCGCTGGGTGGAATCGGTCGAGCGGCTCGGCGCGATGGGCGTCACCGAGGCGCTCGAGATCGGGCCGGGCGCGGTGCTCGCCGGTCTCGTCCGACGCATCCGGAAGGATATTCCGGTCACCCCGGTCGGAAAGGCCGACCAGATTCCAGCCTGAAGGAGGGAAGCATGCGAGGAGCCTGGATCGCCGCCGCCGCCATTCTGGCGGCCTCCGCCGCCGGAGCGGCTTCGCCCACCCCGACGACCGGACCGGAATTCTTCGCGGCGCATCGCACGGCCTTCGAAGCGGCGATGCCCGCGGGCTCGATCGCCGTCTTCCACGCCGCTCCCCCGGGGACGACGGAGGTCGACGCCCTCTACCGGCCGAGCTCCGACTTCTGGTATCTGACGGGGCTGTCCGAGCCCGAAGCGATCGCGGTGTTCCGTCCCGGAGCGCCGGAAGGATCGCGCTATCTCCTCTTCGTCCAGCCGCGCGATTTCGCCTCCGAACAGTGGACCGGGTGGCGCGCGGGGGTCGAGGGCGCCAAATCCGAGTTTCATGCGGACGCCGCGTACCCGGCGGCCGACTTCTGGAAGGAGGTCCCGAAACTGTGGGCGGGGGCGCGCCTGCTTCTCTGGAGCGACGGCGGCGACTCCGGATTCCGCGCGAAGCTCCAGGAGGCCTGGGGAGCCGCCGACGCCCAGTCGGCCGAGCTCCGCCCTTCCGCCGACGTCGGCCCGCTGGTCCACCGGATGCGCCTCGTGAAGGACGCCACCGAGCAGGCGCTCCTCCGGCGCGCCGCCGAGCTCTCCGCGGAGGGGCACGTCGCCGCGATGAGGGCGGTTCGTCCCGGGAGATACGAATACGCGGTGCGGGCCCCCCTCGAATCGGTCTGCACGTCGGGGGGAGCCCTCCGGATGGCGTACCCGTCGATCGTCGGATCCGGCCCGAACTCCGTGATCCTGCACTACGAGCGGGACGATCGCCGCATGAACGCCGGCGACATGATCGTCAACGATTCCGCCTGCGAGTTCGACATGTACGCGGCCGACGTCACGCGGAGCTACCCCGTGTCGGGGACGTTCTCGCCCGAGCAGCGCGCGATCTACGACGTCGTCCTCGCCGCGCAGAAGGCGGGCTTCGCGAAGATCCGGCCGGGCGCCGCCTTTCACGAGGTGCACGATGCGACGGTCGACGCGGTGGTGGACGGGTTGCTCCGCCTCGGCATCCTCCGCGGCGACCGCGCCGAGATCATGCGGACGCGCGCCTACACGGCGTTCTATCCCCACGGATCGTCCCACTGGCTCGGGATGGACGTTCACGACGTCGGAAGCTACGGATTCTCGAATCCGGACGCTCCCCGTCTCGAGCGCTACTCCCTGGCGCAGACGCGGCTCGAGCCGGGAATGGCGTTCACGGTCGAACCGGGGATCTACATCCCCGAACACGCCAAGGGCGTCGATTCGAAGTGGTGGAACATCGGCGTGCGCATCGAGGACGACGTGCTCGTGACCTCCTCGGGAATGGACTGCCTTTCCTGTTCCGCGCCGCGGGAGCCGGCCGACGTCGAGAAGACGATTCGCGGCCGCTGAGGCCGGGGCCGTTCTCGGCCTGGCTCTCGCGATCCTCGCTGCGGCGCGGGCGGCCCCGACTCCCGCGCGGACCGCCGCGCCGTCGACGATCCCGCTCGTGCGAGTTCCCGCGGGGAGCTTCGTGATGGGGAGCTCCGCGGGCGAGCCGGGCCGGAGCGCCGGCGAGGTCCCGCACCGCGTGACGATCTCGCGTCCGTTCTGGCTCGGCCGCACCGAGGTCACCCAGACCCAGTGGATCCGCGTGATGGGGGGGAATCCGAGCCGGTTCGCCGGGTGTCCCGAGTGCCCGGTCGAGAACGTGACGTGGTTCGACGTCCAGAAGTTCCTCGAGAAGCTCAACGCGGCCGCGGGAGGCGGGTACCGGCTCCCCACGGAAGCGGAGTGGGAGTTCGCGTGCCGGACCGGGGAGAGCCCGAACGCCGCGCGGATCGACGACGCTCACGCGAACTTCGACGCCCGGTATCCCGTCCGCGGGGGCCGGCCGGGCCGCTATCTCGGCCGGCCGGTTCCGGTCGCGAGCTTTCCGGCGGACCGGCTCGGCCTCTTCGACATGAAGGGAAACGTCTGGGAATGGTGCGCCGACGGCTATGCTCCCTACCCCCCGGGTCCCGCCGCCGACCCCGTCGGACCGGCCTCCGCGGAGAAGAAGGTCATCCGCGGCGGGAGCTGGTACTTCGACGCCGCCAGCTGCCGGTGCGCGGCGCGGTACTCGCACGCGCCGGGGGATCGCGGTTTCAGCCTCGGGTTCCGGGTGGCGCGGGACGAAGGCCCGTCGGGGCGCCCCTAGAGCGTCACCCGCGCCCGAACCGCGGCGCGGATCACTTCGAACGCGGCCTCGCGTTCGTCTCCGACGAGCGTCAGTCTCGGCGGGCGGACGCGCTCGCTGCCGCGGCCGACCTCCTGTTGAACGAGCTTGATCAACTGGACGAACTTCGGGACGGTGTCGAGCCGGAGAAGAGGGAGGAACCATTCGTAGAGGCGGCGCGCCTCTTCGTGGTCTCCGCGCATGGCGAGGTCGAAGAGCAGGACGGATTCGGCGGGGAAGGCGTTGACGAGCCCGGCGATCCATCCGACGGCTCCGGCGGCGACGCCCTCGACGATCAGGTCGTCGACGCCCACGAAGACCGCCAGCCGGTCGTCGGCGATCTCCCGGATCGCCGTGACACGCCTCACGTCGCCCGCCGATTCCTTGACGGCGTGGAGGTTGGGATGCCGGCGCGCGAGCATTGCGATCTGGGCCGGAAGGAAGTCGGTGCCGTACGCGATCGGATTGTTGTAGAGCATGCAGGAGAGCGCGGTCGCGTCGAGGACGGCGGCCGCGTGCGCTTCGCTCTCTCTCGCATCCCCGCGGTAGACGTACGCGGGGAGGACCATCAGCCCGTCGCAGCCGGTCTCCTCGGCGCCCTTCGCGAGCGCGACGCATTCGGACGTCGACAGCCCCGCGACCCCCGCGACGACGGGCGCGCGCCCGGCGGCCGCCTCGCGGCACGTCTGGAGGATCGCGAGCTTCTCGTCGAGGGTGAGCGTCGCGGATTCTCCGAGGGAGCCGAGCGCCACGATTCCCGAGCATCCCTTGTCCAGCAGCCAGCGGACGTGCTCGCGCAGGAATTCGAAATCGACGGCGAGGCCGTCGCGGAACGGCGTCGTGATCGCGGGAAAGACCCCCTTCCAGCCGGTTCGGTTCATTCACCCTCCTTGCTTTGCGGCGCTCCGGCGTCGATCGCCGCGAGCGTCCCGATCGAAACGGGCGAGATCGGCACGCGGACCGTATCCGATTCCCAGCCGAAAAGGTATCGGAGCGCCGGGCCGCACAC
This genomic interval from Thermoanaerobaculia bacterium contains the following:
- a CDS encoding beta-ketoacyl-ACP synthase III, producing MLRAKVVGTGSCVPERLLTNADLEKIVETSDEWITTRTGIKERHIVQPGEKFSDLATRAAERALESAGVAASDLDMVLVGTVSSDMLFPSTACLVQNNLGAGKAAASDLSAACTGFLYGLHLADALIQSGKAQNVLLVGGEILSRYVDWTDRSTCVLFGDGAGAAVLQATRGDHGILGSSMKSNGNYGDFICMPGGGSSRPANDPSSIDERLPFIKMKGNETFKIAVRAMADVSEEVLEEQGFTHDDIQLFIPHQANERIIDAVGKQLKIDSRKVYKNIEHYGNTSAASIPIALDECARGGRVKAGDLVLMTAFGAGLTWGAALMRW
- the fabD gene encoding ACP S-malonyltransferase; translation: MPLALLFPGQGSQFVGMGKDLCEAFPEAKAVFDEADAALGFRISTICFEGPEEELKRTANTQPAILTHSIAALRVLEARRPERLAGAAAAAGHSLGEYSAGVAAGAFSFADAVRTVHDRGKFMQESVPEGVGAMAAILGLAADAVASACDDAAVETGKIVAPANYNSPEQTVIAGHAEAVARASELCRERGAKKAVPLPVSAPFHCALMQPAAERLLPVLRGLAIADPRLPVVTNVDAREATNSEEVRAALARQVASPVRWVESVERLGAMGVTEALEIGPGAVLAGLVRRIRKDIPVTPVGKADQIPA
- a CDS encoding aminopeptidase P N-terminal domain-containing protein, producing the protein MRGAWIAAAAILAASAAGAASPTPTTGPEFFAAHRTAFEAAMPAGSIAVFHAAPPGTTEVDALYRPSSDFWYLTGLSEPEAIAVFRPGAPEGSRYLLFVQPRDFASEQWTGWRAGVEGAKSEFHADAAYPAADFWKEVPKLWAGARLLLWSDGGDSGFRAKLQEAWGAADAQSAELRPSADVGPLVHRMRLVKDATEQALLRRAAELSAEGHVAAMRAVRPGRYEYAVRAPLESVCTSGGALRMAYPSIVGSGPNSVILHYERDDRRMNAGDMIVNDSACEFDMYAADVTRSYPVSGTFSPEQRAIYDVVLAAQKAGFAKIRPGAAFHEVHDATVDAVVDGLLRLGILRGDRAEIMRTRAYTAFYPHGSSHWLGMDVHDVGSYGFSNPDAPRLERYSLAQTRLEPGMAFTVEPGIYIPEHAKGVDSKWWNIGVRIEDDVLVTSSGMDCLSCSAPREPADVEKTIRGR
- a CDS encoding formylglycine-generating enzyme family protein — translated: MRVPAGSFVMGSSAGEPGRSAGEVPHRVTISRPFWLGRTEVTQTQWIRVMGGNPSRFAGCPECPVENVTWFDVQKFLEKLNAAAGGGYRLPTEAEWEFACRTGESPNAARIDDAHANFDARYPVRGGRPGRYLGRPVPVASFPADRLGLFDMKGNVWEWCADGYAPYPPGPAADPVGPASAEKKVIRGGSWYFDAASCRCAARYSHAPGDRGFSLGFRVARDEGPSGRP
- a CDS encoding dihydrodipicolinate synthase family protein; translation: MNRTGWKGVFPAITTPFRDGLAVDFEFLREHVRWLLDKGCSGIVALGSLGESATLTLDEKLAILQTCREAAAGRAPVVAGVAGLSTSECVALAKGAEETGCDGLMVLPAYVYRGDARESEAHAAAVLDATALSCMLYNNPIAYGTDFLPAQIAMLARRHPNLHAVKESAGDVRRVTAIREIADDRLAVFVGVDDLIVEGVAAGAVGWIAGLVNAFPAESVLLFDLAMRGDHEEARRLYEWFLPLLRLDTVPKFVQLIKLVQQEVGRGSERVRPPRLTLVGDEREAAFEVIRAAVRARVTL